In Acinetobacter sp. C32I, one genomic interval encodes:
- a CDS encoding nicotinate-nicotinamide nucleotide adenylyltransferase: MYTFDYLVFIGRFQPFHLAHMQTIEIALQQSQNVILALGSAQSERNIKNPFLATEREQMILSNFSAQDQKRIHFVHVVDVYNDEKWVKQVKDLVNAIIQPNAKVGLIGHFKDESSYYLRLFPEWQMVELDSLKDSISATPMREAYYRGEIQTEFFPEGTIQFLNEFQKSSIYAELQKKYLTDDRSNIE, translated from the coding sequence ATGTACACATTTGACTATCTTGTTTTTATTGGACGTTTTCAGCCTTTTCATTTGGCGCATATGCAAACCATTGAAATTGCGTTACAGCAAAGTCAGAACGTGATCTTGGCTTTGGGCTCGGCTCAATCTGAACGGAATATCAAAAATCCCTTTTTAGCCACTGAACGTGAACAGATGATTTTGTCGAATTTTTCTGCACAAGATCAAAAACGGATTCATTTTGTGCATGTTGTCGATGTGTATAATGATGAAAAATGGGTTAAACAAGTTAAAGATTTGGTCAATGCTATCATTCAGCCCAATGCAAAAGTCGGGTTGATTGGCCATTTCAAGGATGAGTCTTCGTATTATTTACGTTTATTCCCCGAGTGGCAGATGGTTGAATTAGATAGTTTGAAAGATTCAATTTCAGCTACGCCAATGCGTGAAGCTTATTATCGGGGGGAGATTCAAACTGAATTTTTTCCTGAAGGGACGATCCAGTTTCTGAATGAGTTTCAAAAATCATCCATCTACGCTGAATTACAGAAAAAATATTTGACGGATGATCGCAGCAATATTGAATAA
- a CDS encoding enoyl-CoA hydratase-related protein, with protein sequence MTLSCIQQPHQHLQANLEDGVLTLAINRSEAKNALYGELYLWIAKALDEADADKDVRVVIFRGAEQDFTAGNDMKDFMGFIQKPHEGKAGDQPPFVLLKAAARFSKPLIIAVKGVAIGIGVTLLLHADLVFADNTALFQIPFVSLGLSPEGAASRLLVKQAGYQKAAELLFTAKKFDAATAVKANLVNDMVEDVYATAQQTAQHLAALPLASIKQSKALMKQDLAEIIQCVDDEAEIFMQRVRSPEMMEAVQAFMQKRKPDFSQFN encoded by the coding sequence ATGACACTTAGCTGTATTCAACAACCTCATCAACATTTGCAAGCAAATTTAGAAGATGGCGTACTCACCTTAGCCATTAACCGTTCAGAAGCAAAAAATGCACTCTATGGCGAACTTTATCTTTGGATCGCAAAAGCTTTGGATGAAGCAGATGCGGATAAAGACGTTCGTGTGGTGATCTTCCGTGGTGCAGAACAAGACTTTACTGCGGGTAATGACATGAAAGACTTTATGGGCTTTATCCAAAAGCCACATGAAGGTAAAGCTGGCGATCAACCTCCATTTGTATTGTTAAAAGCTGCTGCACGTTTTTCTAAGCCATTGATCATTGCGGTCAAAGGTGTAGCAATTGGTATTGGTGTAACGCTGCTATTACATGCTGACCTCGTTTTCGCAGATAACACCGCCCTGTTCCAAATTCCATTTGTCAGCCTTGGCCTGTCTCCTGAAGGTGCTGCAAGTCGTTTATTAGTCAAACAAGCGGGCTATCAAAAAGCCGCTGAATTGTTATTTACTGCGAAGAAGTTTGATGCAGCAACTGCGGTGAAAGCCAATCTGGTGAACGACATGGTTGAAGATGTCTATGCTACGGCACAACAAACAGCTCAACATTTAGCTGCATTACCATTGGCGTCGATCAAACAAAGTAAGGCACTAATGAAGCAAGACTTGGCTGAAATCATTCAGTGTGTTGATGATGAAGCTGAAATCTTTATGCAACGTGTGCGTTCTCCTGAAATGATGGAAGCAGTACAAGCCTTTATGCAAAAACGTAAGCCTGATTTTTCTCAGTTTAATTAA
- a CDS encoding glycerate kinase, with translation MKVVIAPDSFKDSLSAHGIAQAIALGWQQVFPDAEIIQCPMADGGEGSIEAVLEVCSGQWREQRVQGPLGEAVLAKWGWLDAKKIAIIEMAQASGIQLVQPADRDACHSSTYGTGQLILAALDAGAKQIILTIGGSATNDAGTGLLNALGAKFLDTDHNPLPAGGVALQNLAEINLDQFDPRIKQTQFLLAADVTNPLCGPNGASHIFGPQKGASPQQVLELDQALSHFADVTAQLLGIDQRNEAGAGAAGGLGFAAKTFLKAEFRSGVEVIAELNQLAAKIQGADWVITGEGKFDEQTLNGKTPFGVAKIAQAANIPVIVIAGTLGQNYQALYEHGITAAFSLTSGPTSLEEACTNAAELVSARTTDIARLIQSNIIRKE, from the coding sequence ATGAAAGTTGTGATTGCCCCAGATTCATTTAAGGACAGCCTATCTGCACACGGTATTGCTCAAGCAATTGCTTTAGGTTGGCAACAAGTCTTTCCTGATGCAGAAATCATTCAATGCCCTATGGCGGATGGTGGTGAAGGCTCTATCGAGGCCGTCTTAGAGGTTTGTTCAGGGCAATGGCGTGAGCAAAGGGTTCAAGGCCCACTTGGTGAAGCTGTACTGGCAAAATGGGGCTGGTTAGATGCTAAAAAGATCGCCATTATTGAAATGGCACAAGCCAGTGGTATCCAGTTGGTGCAACCTGCTGATCGTGATGCATGTCATAGCAGTACATACGGTACTGGACAACTGATTCTCGCAGCATTAGATGCAGGTGCTAAGCAAATTATCCTGACAATTGGCGGCAGCGCGACCAATGATGCAGGTACAGGTTTACTCAATGCATTAGGTGCCAAATTTTTGGATACAGACCATAATCCCTTACCTGCTGGCGGCGTAGCACTACAGAATTTGGCTGAAATCAATTTAGATCAGTTTGATCCACGGATTAAACAAACCCAATTCCTATTAGCTGCCGATGTGACCAATCCTTTATGTGGGCCAAATGGCGCTTCTCATATTTTCGGACCGCAAAAAGGTGCTTCTCCTCAACAAGTATTGGAGTTAGATCAAGCCCTCTCCCATTTTGCCGATGTCACCGCACAATTACTTGGCATTGATCAGCGTAATGAGGCTGGTGCAGGAGCCGCTGGTGGACTTGGTTTTGCTGCTAAAACATTCTTAAAGGCTGAGTTTCGATCTGGAGTTGAAGTCATTGCAGAACTGAATCAACTTGCTGCCAAAATCCAAGGCGCTGATTGGGTGATTACAGGTGAGGGAAAGTTTGATGAGCAGACTTTAAATGGCAAAACACCGTTTGGCGTTGCCAAAATTGCACAAGCCGCCAATATCCCTGTGATTGTGATAGCAGGAACGCTTGGGCAAAACTATCAAGCTTTATATGAACATGGCATTACGGCTGCCTTTTCTTTAACCTCAGGCCCAACTAGCTTAGAAGAAGCTTGTACTAATGCAGCAGAACTGGTGAGTGCGCGAACAACGGATATTGCTCGATTGATTCAAAGCAATATTATTAGAAAAGAATAA
- a CDS encoding NGG1p interacting factor NIF3, producing the protein MLKLIYYVPESHLESTKSAIFKAGAGGIGNYEHCAWQVKGIGQFKPVKGANPFLGQLDELEQLEEWRVETIVSKEKASAVAKALKASHPYEEPAFEFIQILEIQ; encoded by the coding sequence ATGCTAAAATTGATTTATTACGTGCCAGAGTCTCACCTTGAATCTACAAAATCTGCCATTTTCAAAGCAGGGGCAGGTGGTATTGGTAATTATGAGCACTGTGCTTGGCAAGTCAAAGGCATTGGACAATTTAAGCCTGTAAAAGGTGCAAATCCTTTTTTAGGGCAATTAGATGAATTGGAGCAGCTCGAAGAATGGCGAGTTGAAACCATTGTCTCTAAGGAAAAGGCTAGTGCTGTGGCAAAAGCTTTAAAGGCAAGCCATCCCTATGAAGAACCTGCTTTTGAGTTTATCCAGATTTTAGAGATTCAATAA
- a CDS encoding KGW motif small protein: MMKHENYLRTLHTKDQGWFWFGLTVVIQIVLISVSYLMMNISL, from the coding sequence ATAATGAAACACGAAAATTATTTAAGAACATTGCATACAAAAGATCAAGGCTGGTTTTGGTTTGGCTTGACCGTTGTTATTCAAATCGTACTGATAAGCGTGAGCTATCTTATGATGAATATTTCACTTTGA
- a CDS encoding NUDIX domain-containing protein: MQCYGKVVPVVLRHKNQGIDILAFHHPLAGTQLVKGTIEQGEQYEQAAIRELFEESGLSAQPNPKFLGNLILKFNLQNWYFYLCEVKGELAETWQHHCQDGGGLDFRFFWYCLDQQPDDHWYETFREALSFLRNSLTSS; encoded by the coding sequence GTGCAGTGCTATGGAAAAGTTGTCCCTGTAGTTTTAAGACATAAAAACCAAGGTATAGATATATTGGCTTTTCATCATCCACTTGCTGGGACCCAATTGGTTAAGGGCACAATTGAACAGGGTGAGCAATATGAACAGGCTGCAATTCGTGAGTTGTTTGAAGAGTCGGGATTGAGTGCTCAGCCTAATCCCAAGTTTCTGGGTAATCTCATACTTAAATTCAATCTGCAAAACTGGTATTTTTATTTATGTGAGGTGAAGGGTGAGTTGGCTGAAACGTGGCAACATCATTGTCAGGATGGCGGTGGTTTAGACTTTAGATTCTTTTGGTATTGTTTAGATCAACAACCAGATGATCATTGGTATGAAACCTTTAGAGAAGCGTTAAGCTTTTTAAGGAATAGCTTAACGTCGTCATAA
- a CDS encoding SMI1/KNR4 family protein — MVDFVSELISCRHEDTHLPFYPEHIQGYTEQEIDQIAEIYNLEIHGQFREFLSQMGRCSGGLLWGSVSMFRYSWNKEAYTDYQKVLDGEDEINKPNGWISAVENKLFPLTNENEGNQFAYLATALKNDYVWLWDDGQPESEFSRTGSTLLEYLKWLVEYETKQARFGDKLVNFEQDKQYITGKLLD, encoded by the coding sequence ATGGTTGATTTTGTTTCTGAGTTGATAAGCTGTCGACATGAAGATACGCATTTGCCTTTTTATCCAGAACATATTCAAGGCTATACAGAGCAAGAAATTGATCAAATTGCTGAAATTTATAATCTAGAGATTCATGGGCAGTTCCGAGAGTTTTTATCACAAATGGGAAGATGCTCAGGCGGTTTGTTGTGGGGCTCTGTATCTATGTTCAGATATTCATGGAATAAAGAGGCTTATACAGACTATCAAAAAGTTTTAGATGGTGAAGATGAAATAAATAAACCTAATGGGTGGATTAGTGCAGTTGAAAATAAACTCTTCCCATTAACAAATGAAAATGAAGGCAATCAGTTTGCATATCTAGCGACTGCTTTAAAAAATGATTATGTTTGGTTATGGGATGATGGACAACCAGAATCTGAATTTAGTCGTACTGGATCTACACTTTTAGAATATTTAAAATGGTTAGTAGAATATGAGACTAAACAAGCACGGTTTGGAGATAAATTGGTCAACTTTGAACAGGATAAACAATATATTACGGGAAAATTATTAGACTAA
- a CDS encoding DUF4189 domain-containing protein, producing the protein MKANYGLLIGLVFAGLTPFSVAQVPIAPGVYACDGVAQAGPCNGGNASGGSSSSSYGVVGYAHAAPKWADRWGAIADDGKGIFGIVSNMSSKRIAENSALDECKNRNGGDCKLQLTYHNQCAAVAASTSATFSSGSPTLEEAKSRAMKRCIATGNQCWVYYSGCSLPEQIQ; encoded by the coding sequence ATGAAAGCAAATTATGGTTTATTGATTGGATTGGTTTTTGCTGGCTTAACTCCATTCTCTGTAGCACAGGTTCCGATTGCTCCTGGCGTTTATGCTTGCGATGGTGTAGCACAGGCAGGGCCATGTAATGGTGGGAATGCAAGTGGTGGTTCATCAAGTTCATCTTATGGTGTCGTAGGATATGCTCATGCTGCGCCCAAATGGGCAGATCGTTGGGGGGCGATTGCTGATGATGGCAAAGGTATTTTTGGTATTGTTTCGAATATGAGCAGTAAGCGAATAGCAGAGAATAGTGCACTTGACGAGTGCAAGAATAGAAACGGTGGGGATTGCAAATTACAACTGACGTATCATAATCAATGTGCTGCTGTCGCAGCTAGTACTTCAGCGACTTTTTCATCTGGTTCACCGACTTTAGAAGAAGCAAAAAGCCGAGCTATGAAACGCTGTATTGCAACTGGAAATCAATGTTGGGTTTATTATTCAGGCTGTAGCCTTCCAGAGCAGATTCAGTAA
- a CDS encoding DUF4189 domain-containing protein: MKANYGLLIGLVFAGLTPFSVAQVPIAPGVYACDGAAQAGPCNGGNASGGSSSSSYGVVGYAHAAPKWADRWGAVADDGAGIAGIVENKISRSDAERGAVEACKKRGGRACNLVFAYHNQCAAIAAGQGGTTWARAATRELAVQNSMNGCEKERSNCRVYYSGCSLPEQIQ, translated from the coding sequence ATGAAAGCAAATTATGGTTTATTGATTGGATTGGTTTTTGCTGGCTTAACTCCATTCTCTGTAGCACAGGTTCCGATTGCTCCTGGCGTTTATGCTTGCGATGGTGCAGCACAGGCAGGGCCATGTAATGGTGGGAATGCAAGTGGTGGTTCATCAAGTTCATCTTATGGTGTCGTAGGATATGCTCATGCTGCGCCCAAATGGGCAGATCGATGGGGGGCGGTTGCTGATGATGGTGCTGGCATTGCTGGGATTGTCGAGAACAAGATCAGTCGGAGTGATGCTGAGCGAGGGGCGGTGGAGGCATGCAAGAAGAGAGGAGGGAGAGCATGCAACCTCGTATTTGCCTACCACAACCAGTGCGCCGCAATTGCTGCAGGGCAAGGAGGTACAACATGGGCCCGTGCGGCAACTAGAGAATTAGCGGTTCAGAACAGTATGAATGGATGCGAGAAGGAGCGGAGTAACTGTCGTGTCTACTATTCTGGCTGTAGCCTTCCAGAGCAGATCCAATAG
- a CDS encoding multidrug effflux MFS transporter, producing the protein MKSKIHFHEFALLMALLMSIVSFSIDAVLPALGEIGRVFNLQNNNQAQWVIISIFSGMTIGQLIAGPLSDAIGRKRILFTGIVIYFLGSLLCYSTQSFEWFLLGRFIQGVGVSGPYVASISIVRDKYSGAQMARIMSLIMMVFMVAPAVAPSLGQLIIHFFGWRDIFVLYMVYAIAVGAWVALRLEETLVSENRLPMRVQAFKDGFKEVVSNKTTMSYLLCAGFCFGGFIGYLGTSQQIFMQQFGKTGQEFSAYFALLAGVMGIASFTNSRIVMKFGMRPICIYGFLGLSLISLLFLIIQLSGVSISFWMFMLYACILFLLFGTLFGNLNAIAMEPMGHVAGMASAIIGASSSVLSLILASIIGQLYNGTLIPMTCGFVILCGLAFVLTLYEKRQLTKLAS; encoded by the coding sequence ATGAAATCAAAAATCCATTTCCACGAATTTGCACTGCTGATGGCATTACTGATGTCCATCGTCTCATTTTCAATTGATGCTGTTTTACCTGCACTCGGTGAAATTGGTCGTGTTTTTAATTTGCAAAATAATAATCAGGCACAATGGGTCATCATCAGTATTTTCTCAGGCATGACCATTGGACAATTGATTGCAGGACCATTGTCCGATGCGATTGGACGGAAACGGATTTTATTCACTGGCATCGTGATCTACTTTTTAGGTAGTTTGTTATGCTATTCCACCCAAAGTTTTGAATGGTTCTTGCTAGGGCGTTTTATTCAGGGTGTTGGTGTTTCAGGGCCCTATGTGGCTTCGATTTCGATTGTTCGGGATAAATACAGTGGCGCCCAAATGGCGCGGATCATGTCACTAATTATGATGGTGTTTATGGTCGCACCTGCAGTTGCACCGAGCTTAGGTCAGCTGATCATCCATTTCTTTGGCTGGCGCGATATTTTTGTGTTGTATATGGTCTATGCCATCGCAGTGGGAGCATGGGTCGCTTTGCGCTTGGAAGAGACCTTAGTGTCTGAAAATCGTCTGCCAATGCGGGTACAAGCATTTAAGGATGGTTTTAAGGAAGTGGTGAGTAATAAAACTACCATGAGCTATTTGTTGTGTGCAGGTTTTTGTTTTGGTGGGTTTATTGGCTATCTTGGAACGTCACAACAAATTTTTATGCAACAATTTGGCAAAACAGGGCAGGAGTTTAGTGCCTATTTTGCGCTATTAGCAGGTGTGATGGGGATTGCGTCTTTTACCAATTCTAGAATTGTCATGAAGTTTGGCATGCGTCCCATCTGTATTTATGGCTTTCTTGGTTTAAGTCTAATTTCGTTGCTGTTCCTCATCATCCAGCTTTCTGGCGTATCCATCTCATTCTGGATGTTTATGCTGTATGCCTGCATTCTATTTTTATTGTTTGGAACACTATTTGGCAATCTAAATGCGATTGCAATGGAACCGATGGGGCATGTGGCTGGTATGGCTTCTGCGATTATTGGTGCATCGTCTTCGGTATTATCGCTTATTCTCGCCTCTATTATTGGTCAGTTATATAACGGAACTTTAATTCCAATGACCTGTGGTTTTGTGATTTTATGTGGTTTGGCTTTTGTGCTGACCTTATATGAAAAACGACAATTAACTAAATTAGCAAGTTAA
- the purL gene encoding phosphoribosylformylglycinamidine synthase, whose translation MFIVAGASAHSSFKKAQLLNRLTSMSSVQSFDSQWVYLFDQALNEQQHQSALQLLNDGQSFELRQAASDEIQILVTPRVGTISPWSSKATDIFQNCNTPIHRLERGLLFTLKGVKEISNEVKLALHDRMTESVFAQIDDAKALFSETAPKPLNSIDILGQGKEALVKANNEFGFALSEQEIDYLTEAFTKLGRNPNDIELMMFAQANSEHCRHKIFGSEWTIDGEKQPLSLFQMIKNTYKESPTDVLSAYKDNASVIVGYDTMRFYPKADENGHFVYKYKSQAAHILMKVETHNHPTAIAPFAGAATGSGGEIRDEGATGRGGKPKAGLTGFTVSNLNIPGFEQPWEDNYGKPSRMASPLQIMIEGPLGGAAFNNEFGRPALNGYFRTFEQNVNGEVKGFHKPIMIAGGYGNIRPDHVEKDAIQPGDLLIVLGGPAMLIGLGGGAASSVDSGTMGESLDFASVQRENPEMERRCQEVIDTCWRLEDFNPIVSVHDVGAGGVSNAMPELVNDHELGAVLNLRKIPSLEPGMSPMEIWSNEAQERYVLAIRPESLEQFEEICARERCPFAVLGEATEARHLTVEDPLFENKPVDIPMQVILGGTPRMQRSYETIERTGNDFDATKVDLKDAIFRVLKNPTVASKSFLITIGDRSITGMVARDQMVGRWQVPVADAAVTTTSLQGFTGEAMAMGERPPVALLNPAASARLAVAEAITNIACANIEQISDIKLSANWMAAAGQKGEDQALFEGVKAIGMEMCPALGIAIPVGKDSLSMRTTWNDGEDKAVTSPMTGVITAFAPVLDVRKTLTPELKNLADSVLLRIDLSKGQFRLGGSILAQVYKAIGSVTPDVDSFDDFKAFFALIQDWNNRGVIKAYHDIGDGGLLATVAEMMFASRLGVALENQSTESLFAEEIGAVVQIAAADWAQLEVEVAASSLKDAITVVGRVNTTDQLAVNGLTLERAELQQAWAEVSHQIQRLRDNVETADQEFALIADTNHKGLIAQATYDLNEPVEAPFINTRRPNMAILREQGVNGHVEMAAAFDKVGFNTIDVHMSDLLAGRVSLSDFEGLVACGGFSYGDVMGAGGGWAKSVLFNAKLRDQFEQFFHRQNTFSLGVCNGCQMMSQLAPLIPGAEHWGRFHRNTSEVFEARAVNVRVEKSVSVLLEDMQGSILPIAVAHGEGRLVATEQQIAALNAENQVILRYVDSLGNPTQHYPLNPNGSPEAITGLTSKDGRATVMMPHPERNFRALQHSWKPEDWAEDGAWLRMFRNARKFIG comes from the coding sequence ATGTTTATCGTGGCCGGTGCATCAGCACATTCTTCTTTCAAGAAAGCTCAACTCTTAAACCGATTAACGTCAATGAGTTCTGTTCAATCTTTTGACAGCCAGTGGGTTTATTTGTTTGATCAAGCGCTCAACGAGCAGCAACATCAATCGGCATTACAACTTTTAAACGATGGTCAATCTTTCGAACTTCGCCAAGCTGCAAGTGATGAAATCCAGATTTTAGTGACACCGCGTGTGGGGACAATTTCTCCGTGGTCATCTAAAGCAACCGATATTTTTCAAAACTGTAATACACCTATTCACCGTTTAGAGCGTGGTCTGTTATTTACACTGAAAGGTGTGAAAGAGATTTCGAACGAAGTGAAATTGGCATTACATGATCGTATGACAGAGAGTGTTTTTGCTCAGATTGATGATGCAAAAGCTTTATTCTCAGAAACAGCACCGAAGCCATTGAACTCAATTGATATCTTGGGTCAAGGAAAGGAAGCGTTAGTTAAAGCCAACAATGAGTTTGGCTTTGCTTTATCTGAGCAAGAAATTGATTACTTAACCGAAGCATTTACCAAGCTGGGTCGTAATCCAAACGACATCGAATTGATGATGTTTGCACAAGCAAACTCTGAACACTGTCGTCATAAAATCTTTGGTTCTGAATGGACAATTGATGGTGAAAAACAACCATTATCATTGTTCCAAATGATTAAAAATACCTATAAAGAATCTCCAACAGATGTGTTATCAGCATATAAAGATAACGCGTCTGTGATTGTGGGTTATGACACCATGCGTTTTTATCCGAAAGCAGATGAAAATGGTCACTTCGTTTATAAATATAAGAGCCAAGCCGCTCATATTTTAATGAAGGTTGAAACACACAACCATCCAACTGCAATTGCTCCATTTGCAGGTGCTGCCACAGGTTCGGGCGGTGAAATCCGTGATGAAGGTGCAACAGGTCGTGGTGGTAAACCAAAAGCAGGTTTAACTGGCTTTACGGTTTCGAACCTAAATATTCCTGGTTTTGAACAGCCTTGGGAAGATAACTACGGTAAACCTTCACGTATGGCATCGCCATTACAAATCATGATTGAAGGTCCATTGGGTGGTGCTGCGTTTAACAACGAATTTGGTCGCCCAGCATTAAATGGTTATTTCCGTACTTTCGAACAGAATGTCAATGGTGAAGTGAAAGGCTTCCATAAGCCAATCATGATCGCTGGTGGTTACGGTAATATTCGTCCTGACCATGTTGAAAAAGATGCGATTCAACCGGGTGACTTGCTCATTGTATTAGGTGGCCCTGCAATGTTGATCGGTCTTGGCGGTGGCGCAGCGTCTTCTGTAGACAGCGGTACCATGGGCGAGAGCTTGGACTTTGCTTCTGTTCAACGTGAAAACCCAGAAATGGAACGCCGTTGCCAAGAAGTCATTGATACCTGCTGGCGCTTAGAAGATTTTAACCCAATCGTGTCTGTACATGATGTGGGTGCGGGTGGTGTATCTAATGCTATGCCAGAACTTGTGAATGATCACGAGTTGGGTGCAGTGCTTAACCTGCGTAAAATTCCATCATTAGAGCCAGGTATGAGCCCGATGGAGATCTGGTCAAATGAAGCGCAAGAACGTTATGTACTTGCAATTCGCCCAGAGTCTTTAGAACAGTTTGAAGAAATTTGTGCACGTGAGCGTTGTCCGTTTGCGGTATTGGGTGAGGCGACTGAAGCGCGTCACTTAACGGTTGAAGATCCGTTGTTTGAGAACAAGCCTGTTGATATTCCAATGCAGGTGATCTTAGGCGGCACACCGCGTATGCAACGTTCGTATGAAACGATTGAGCGTACGGGTAACGACTTTGATGCTACGAAAGTTGATTTAAAAGATGCGATTTTCCGTGTATTGAAAAATCCAACAGTTGCGTCTAAATCATTCTTGATCACCATCGGTGACCGTTCGATTACCGGTATGGTTGCACGTGATCAGATGGTGGGTCGCTGGCAGGTTCCTGTTGCAGATGCAGCAGTAACCACTACCAGTTTGCAAGGCTTCACAGGTGAAGCAATGGCAATGGGTGAACGTCCACCAGTAGCTTTATTGAATCCTGCTGCATCTGCGCGTCTAGCGGTTGCAGAGGCAATCACCAATATTGCTTGTGCCAACATCGAACAAATCAGTGATATCAAACTTTCTGCAAACTGGATGGCAGCGGCAGGTCAAAAAGGTGAAGACCAAGCCTTGTTTGAAGGTGTAAAAGCGATTGGTATGGAAATGTGTCCTGCATTAGGCATCGCAATTCCAGTTGGTAAAGATTCACTTTCAATGCGTACCACTTGGAATGATGGTGAAGATAAAGCAGTGACTTCGCCAATGACCGGTGTGATCACAGCATTCGCACCAGTTCTAGATGTTCGTAAAACATTGACACCTGAATTGAAAAACTTAGCCGATTCAGTACTGCTACGTATTGACCTATCTAAAGGCCAGTTCCGCCTAGGTGGTTCGATCCTTGCGCAGGTGTATAAAGCCATTGGTTCAGTGACACCTGATGTCGATAGTTTTGATGACTTCAAAGCATTCTTTGCCTTGATTCAAGATTGGAACAATCGTGGTGTGATTAAGGCTTACCATGATATCGGTGATGGCGGTTTATTGGCGACTGTTGCTGAAATGATGTTTGCTTCACGCTTGGGTGTTGCTTTAGAAAATCAAAGCACTGAAAGCTTATTTGCTGAAGAAATTGGTGCTGTAGTACAAATCGCAGCGGCGGATTGGGCTCAGTTAGAAGTTGAAGTTGCAGCATCAAGCCTGAAAGATGCAATTACAGTTGTGGGTCGTGTCAATACAACCGATCAATTGGCTGTGAATGGTTTGACTTTAGAACGTGCTGAATTACAACAAGCATGGGCTGAAGTATCACATCAGATTCAACGTTTACGTGACAACGTTGAAACTGCTGATCAAGAGTTTGCTTTAATCGCAGATACAAACCACAAAGGTTTAATTGCACAAGCAACCTATGATTTAAATGAGCCAGTCGAAGCGCCGTTTATCAATACACGTCGTCCAAACATGGCGATCTTGCGCGAGCAGGGTGTTAACGGTCATGTTGAAATGGCAGCTGCTTTTGACAAAGTTGGCTTCAATACCATCGACGTACATATGAGTGACTTACTTGCAGGTCGTGTCAGCTTGAGCGACTTCGAAGGTTTAGTGGCGTGTGGTGGTTTCTCATACGGTGACGTGATGGGTGCTGGTGGTGGCTGGGCGAAATCAGTATTGTTTAATGCAAAATTACGTGACCAGTTTGAACAGTTCTTCCATCGTCAAAATACATTCAGCTTAGGCGTATGTAATGGCTGTCAAATGATGTCTCAACTTGCACCATTGATTCCAGGTGCAGAGCATTGGGGCCGTTTCCACCGCAATACTTCAGAAGTATTTGAAGCGCGTGCCGTGAACGTTCGTGTAGAAAAATCAGTTTCTGTCTTACTTGAAGATATGCAAGGTTCGATTTTACCAATCGCTGTTGCGCATGGTGAAGGTCGTCTGGTTGCAACTGAACAGCAAATTGCTGCTTTAAATGCTGAGAACCAAGTGATCTTGCGTTATGTAGATAGTTTGGGTAATCCAACTCAACACTATCCATTGAACCCGAATGGTTCACCGGAAGCGATTACAGGTTTAACCTCTAAAGATGGCCGTGCAACCGTGATGATGCCGCATCCAGAGCGTAACTTCCGTGCCTTACAGCATTCTTGGAAGCCAGAAGATTGGGCTGAAGATGGTGCTTGGTTACGTATGTTCCGTAATGCACGTAAATTTATTGGTTAA